In Candidatus Binatia bacterium, the following are encoded in one genomic region:
- a CDS encoding VOC family protein, which produces MMKTLVLLLGVVVPLAAELPDFYKSVDRVFWVVDDIDRTVAGWQKLGIIDVRPNPGAGPGVRWSIARLGDTVVDFIQPLDDKTPFAAYRKKHGQGIMALIHHAPTKAAVEQELARMANAGVAVLEGRNLGTEGRYVLFDTAEEGKYVVGVFCDLGGAGLPPAPAPKPNAKRLSQYAFVARDLKAVSRYWERLGFPAMDFTHPVLWDLIYHAKPGKFDAILGWQRQGRIVYEWIQPTIGPTTYLDHLSKYGEGLHHIAL; this is translated from the coding sequence ATGATGAAAACACTCGTCCTGCTGCTCGGGGTCGTTGTGCCCCTAGCCGCCGAATTGCCGGATTTCTACAAGAGCGTTGATCGTGTCTTCTGGGTCGTCGACGACATCGACCGTACCGTCGCGGGATGGCAAAAGCTCGGCATCATCGACGTGCGGCCGAATCCCGGTGCCGGCCCGGGCGTTAGGTGGTCCATCGCGCGTTTAGGCGACACGGTTGTCGATTTTATCCAGCCTCTCGATGACAAGACCCCGTTCGCGGCCTATCGGAAGAAGCACGGGCAGGGCATCATGGCGCTGATTCACCACGCTCCCACCAAGGCTGCCGTGGAGCAGGAGCTTGCCCGAATGGCAAATGCTGGCGTCGCGGTCCTGGAAGGGCGGAATCTCGGCACTGAGGGTCGCTACGTCCTCTTCGACACGGCAGAAGAGGGGAAGTATGTCGTCGGAGTTTTCTGCGACCTGGGCGGCGCGGGTTTGCCGCCGGCACCTGCACCGAAGCCGAACGCGAAGCGACTCTCTCAGTATGCGTTCGTGGCGCGCGACCTGAAGGCGGTCTCCCGATACTGGGAGCGGCTCGGATTCCCGGCGATGGACTTCACGCACCCGGTGTTGTGGGACTTGATCTATCACGCTAAACCCGGGAAGTTCGATGCGATTCTCGGGTGGCAGCGGCAGGGCAGGATCGTTTACGAGTGGATTCAGCCCACTATCGGCCCAACCACGTACTTGGATCACCTGTCGAAATACGGAGAGGGGCTGCATCACATCGCTCT
- a CDS encoding beta-galactosidase — protein METILYGVAYYPEYMPEERLEKDVALMQKAGISVVRMGESTWSSWEPRDGEFQFAWMERALNRLHQAGIHVILGTPTYSIPTWLYKEHPEILVTHAGTAPTLSDPYYPSYPPSSAPGAYGPRQNYDFLNPYFLEKAERVIRAIVGHFKDHPAVIGYQIDNETAPTGVATPYATAKFLARLQRKYHSPATINRIWGLSYWGQLVDTWQDLPPRDGILNPGYKLEWENFQHDIVTDYLAWQARIVNEYKRPDQFITQDFSGGAHTNLDQWAIAKHLDVAAENPYFSTQKRLEGRGIWFSGDVGRSLKHTNYLVTETNAQSIGWDSRSQYPPYPGQLRQVVYAHLAAGANMVEYWHWSSLHYGQETYWKGILSHDLEPNRLYEEMTGVAAELKRLGPQLVNLKKDIKVAILFSTDSANAIAYMPFSDRVNYQTVLSQMWNALYDLNVEADFVQAGDGDVSRYKLLMVPPLYSVSDAVLRQIAEYVKAGGHVVMAFKSGFTDEYSTVRHVMAPGPLREAAGFHYQEFSSLAEPVPLTPDPFHAAGENKASVWAEFLLPDTAEVLASLDDTTWRFPVITRNRYGDGTLTYEATVVTDALQREIVRDAISRAGLAGEDQKLPPQVKIRQGRNGQGRLLRYYFNFSEQDACFTYPYATGVDLLTGYPVEKGVRVDLRPWGVAVIAER, from the coding sequence ATGGAGACCATCCTCTACGGCGTCGCGTACTATCCGGAGTACATGCCGGAAGAACGGCTGGAGAAGGACGTGGCCCTGATGCAGAAGGCCGGCATCAGCGTGGTTCGGATGGGCGAGTCCACTTGGAGCAGTTGGGAGCCTCGCGACGGCGAGTTTCAGTTTGCCTGGATGGAGCGCGCGCTCAACCGGCTCCATCAGGCCGGGATTCACGTCATCCTCGGCACCCCCACTTACTCCATTCCAACCTGGCTGTACAAAGAACACCCCGAAATCTTAGTGACCCATGCCGGCACGGCGCCCACCCTTTCGGACCCATACTATCCGTCGTACCCGCCCTCGTCCGCGCCCGGTGCCTACGGTCCTCGCCAGAATTACGATTTCCTGAACCCTTACTTCCTCGAAAAGGCCGAGCGCGTCATCCGCGCGATCGTCGGCCATTTCAAAGACCACCCGGCGGTAATCGGCTACCAGATCGATAACGAAACCGCTCCCACCGGCGTCGCGACGCCGTACGCCACCGCCAAATTCCTCGCCCGGCTCCAGCGGAAATATCACTCGCCCGCCACCATCAATCGCATCTGGGGTCTGAGTTACTGGGGGCAGTTAGTCGACACTTGGCAAGACTTGCCGCCTCGCGACGGAATCCTGAACCCCGGATACAAGCTGGAATGGGAGAATTTCCAGCACGATATCGTAACCGATTATCTCGCGTGGCAGGCCAGGATCGTCAATGAGTACAAGCGCCCCGACCAGTTCATTACCCAGGACTTCAGCGGCGGCGCCCATACGAATCTCGATCAATGGGCGATCGCGAAACACCTCGACGTGGCCGCCGAGAACCCCTACTTCAGCACTCAGAAACGCCTTGAGGGCCGGGGAATCTGGTTTAGCGGCGACGTGGGCCGTTCACTGAAGCACACCAATTACCTAGTCACCGAGACTAACGCGCAATCCATAGGATGGGATTCCCGCTCGCAATATCCACCCTATCCGGGCCAGCTCCGGCAGGTCGTCTATGCCCACCTCGCCGCCGGAGCCAACATGGTGGAGTATTGGCACTGGTCGTCGCTGCATTACGGCCAGGAGACCTACTGGAAAGGGATCCTCTCGCACGACCTCGAGCCCAACCGCCTGTACGAAGAGATGACCGGCGTCGCCGCGGAACTCAAACGCCTTGGCCCGCAGCTCGTCAATTTGAAGAAGGACATCAAGGTCGCGATTCTGTTCAGTACCGATTCCGCCAATGCCATCGCCTACATGCCCTTCAGCGATCGCGTCAACTATCAGACCGTCCTTTCGCAGATGTGGAATGCGCTTTACGATCTGAACGTCGAAGCCGACTTCGTGCAGGCGGGCGACGGCGACGTGTCGCGCTACAAGCTCCTCATGGTCCCGCCTCTGTACAGCGTGTCCGATGCCGTCCTGCGGCAGATCGCCGAATATGTGAAGGCCGGCGGCCACGTGGTGATGGCGTTCAAGAGCGGATTCACCGACGAATACTCCACGGTGCGCCATGTGATGGCGCCGGGACCTCTGCGCGAAGCGGCCGGTTTCCACTATCAGGAATTCAGCAGTCTCGCCGAACCCGTTCCCCTGACGCCCGATCCGTTTCACGCCGCCGGCGAGAACAAGGCATCGGTGTGGGCCGAATTTCTGCTTCCCGATACAGCCGAGGTGCTCGCTTCGCTGGACGACACCACCTGGCGCTTTCCCGTAATCACCCGTAACCGTTACGGCGACGGAACCCTCACCTACGAAGCGACGGTCGTCACCGACGCGCTGCAGCGCGAGATCGTTCGAGACGCGATTTCGCGTGCCGGACTGGCCGGCGAGGACCAGAAGCTTCCGCCACAGGTCAAAATACGGCAAGGACGCAACGGTCAGGGCCGCCTGCTTCGCTATTACTTCAACTTTTCCGAGCAGGACGCGTGCTTTACCTATCCCTATGCAACAGGGGTGGATTTGCTGACCGGATATCCCGTCGAGAAAGGCGTCCGGGTCGATCTCCGCCCCTGGGGTGTCGCGGTAATCGCGGAGCGTTGA
- a CDS encoding right-handed parallel beta-helix repeat-containing protein: MTALFALFLLANSAPAATYYVDCASGSDTASGASQSAAWKSLEKISAATFAPGDSILLRRGSRCAGSLVPKGSGEDGRPIRIGAYGEGLLPVIEAGAAEAAVKLLNQQYWEIENLETTGGNPYGVFIGATPGSLVLRHFVLRDLVVHDVGGTPKQKASGLVVIAAAKGITLEDILVDGVTAYRTSQWAGIYVSGSDTRARNIVVRNSIVHDVDGDGIVLFAAENGRIEKSAAWRTGLQERETIGTPNGIWTWTCRNCIVENTEGFWIDSPGVDGGVYDIDWGNDDNTVQFNYAHDAQGYCAAIFGAGKRATTNGVLRYNVCVNNARSPKLARRQGDLFTATWDGGSLDGVLIEHNTVIWNPPIDGPALQMSNTEFSGTRPNIVSDNLLVSYVPSLVRSAPPVKFERNLYWRPGRQAAKWSYGNREFTAFDQWTEISPADGFANPGLDWLLSPLKTLAGFGAVSSPAPPSTGRKAPAGVPYGSGKWTLLLFAGKAEPEARSQLVFVQTALAQYHDCGLDAAVIHEGVPNLQYDWNFGAVRSVERAATSGAGFGKAPAFLLVSPAGEVVRQWDGFARSADLGLTLKHYLGPAHGNASLDLDVSRPGVAARYPN, encoded by the coding sequence GTGACCGCACTCTTTGCGCTGTTCCTCCTGGCGAACTCCGCGCCCGCGGCGACCTACTACGTCGATTGCGCATCCGGTTCCGATACCGCATCCGGCGCCTCGCAATCGGCCGCGTGGAAGAGCCTGGAAAAAATCTCGGCGGCCACATTCGCGCCCGGCGATTCGATCCTCCTGCGCCGCGGCTCCCGCTGTGCCGGCTCGCTCGTCCCGAAAGGCTCGGGCGAAGATGGCCGCCCCATCCGCATCGGCGCCTATGGTGAGGGACTACTGCCCGTCATCGAAGCGGGAGCCGCCGAGGCGGCGGTAAAACTCCTGAACCAGCAGTATTGGGAGATCGAAAACCTCGAGACCACGGGTGGCAATCCGTACGGCGTGTTCATCGGCGCAACCCCGGGCTCTCTCGTGCTGCGGCACTTCGTTCTGCGCGACCTGGTGGTGCACGATGTCGGTGGAACGCCGAAACAGAAAGCCTCCGGCCTGGTTGTCATCGCCGCCGCGAAAGGCATCACCCTGGAAGACATCCTCGTCGACGGCGTCACCGCCTATCGCACCTCGCAGTGGGCCGGCATCTACGTCAGTGGATCGGACACCCGCGCCCGCAACATCGTAGTCCGCAATTCGATCGTTCACGACGTGGATGGCGACGGCATCGTTCTTTTCGCCGCCGAGAACGGCCGGATCGAGAAGAGCGCCGCGTGGCGCACCGGCCTTCAGGAGCGCGAGACCATCGGCACGCCCAATGGAATCTGGACGTGGACCTGCCGCAACTGCATCGTCGAGAACACCGAGGGCTTCTGGATCGATTCGCCCGGAGTCGACGGCGGAGTCTACGACATCGACTGGGGCAATGACGACAACACAGTCCAGTTCAACTACGCCCATGACGCGCAGGGATACTGCGCCGCCATCTTCGGCGCCGGTAAGCGCGCCACCACCAACGGCGTGCTGCGGTACAACGTCTGCGTGAACAACGCACGCAGTCCGAAGCTGGCGCGGCGTCAGGGAGACCTGTTCACGGCCACCTGGGATGGCGGTTCCCTCGATGGCGTGCTGATCGAGCACAACACCGTCATTTGGAATCCGCCCATCGATGGGCCCGCGCTGCAGATGTCCAACACCGAATTCAGCGGCACACGGCCAAACATCGTCTCCGATAACCTGCTCGTCTCTTACGTCCCCAGCCTCGTCCGCTCTGCGCCGCCGGTGAAATTCGAGCGCAATCTCTACTGGCGCCCCGGCCGCCAAGCGGCGAAATGGTCGTACGGAAACCGGGAGTTCACTGCGTTCGACCAATGGACTGAAATTTCGCCGGCGGACGGGTTTGCCAACCCCGGTCTCGATTGGCTCCTCAGTCCACTCAAGACCCTGGCCGGCTTCGGCGCCGTTTCATCGCCCGCGCCGCCGTCCACCGGCCGGAAAGCGCCGGCCGGCGTGCCGTACGGCAGCGGAAAATGGACACTGCTGCTCTTCGCGGGCAAAGCCGAACCGGAAGCGCGCTCCCAACTCGTTTTCGTCCAGACCGCGCTCGCGCAGTACCATGATTGCGGGCTGGATGCTGCCGTGATCCATGAGGGCGTACCGAATCTGCAATACGACTGGAACTTCGGCGCGGTCCGCTCCGTGGAACGCGCGGCCACCAGCGGCGCGGGCTTCGGCAAAGCGCCGGCATTCCTGCTCGTTTCACCCGCCGGCGAAGTCGTCCGCCAATGGGATGGCTTCGCGCGGTCCGCCGATCTGGGCCTGACGCTGAAACACTATCTCGGTCCCGCGCATGGCAATGCGTCACTCGACCTCGACGTTAGCCGCCCTGGCGTCGCTGCCCGATACCCGAATTGA
- a CDS encoding TonB-dependent receptor has product MPNAEIVLTNVDTGVVTRATGNDVGLYTLSNVPFGRYEIRITSAGFKTYHGSGMTVSVGQTLRLDVTLEPGQVQESITVNAESSLLKVDTAQISTTVQSEAIKDLPLSFAGGRAMESFAYALTPAVEGNNWTSYIAGGAAFSKDVLIDGISATSQIQGHVGESSPPMEAVQEFSVQTSGMSAEYGHSAGGIFNFALKSGTNELHGSAFYYLRNEALDANSWMNNWSLSQSPNNPLYQRAPDRQFLGGVSLGGPVVLPKVYNGKNRTFVFGSFEKYTMSNYALSQSYGATVPVPAFLNGDFSQLLTGKSLGKDALGRDVIQGQIFDPATLRQVNGAWVSDPFVGNIVPQNRFSNISKKIVDIYRAQYQPMIAGRLANNSAITNANNPWFHQTQFTVKGDHAFSDRNKASGSFTWSQRPRILADQGGVWNPADPTGGPFAKARFQQVTGRQIHFSDNWTISPRLVNTFSAAYNRYRNPSISEQAGNGWNKTLGLQNSTSADLFPTIGFGSAVNGVGETGIGYNSSGYYVGNSYIVGDSLMWVKGHHTMKAGIQLWKQQINGHAGLDTLTFGFSNATTGIPGATWANQVGFGFASFLLGAVDSASKGVPFDLYGRRGYVESYFQDDIKVTSRLTVNLGVRWEQAQPFHEKYGHWGNFNLTLTNTQYNLPGALEFLKSPGDSFERNKDWKEFAPRIGVAYHLTNNAVIRGGYGIFYSPEGINYWSGVPYGFAPGYQGTNTLVASGNVPRFNWDNGYPDQYKAPTKDPNALPWGVVTVNPNSLFQGYTHQYNVSFEYEVDKDLVGGVTYMGNLGRRLHLGGLYRNQPLAAAYQDPKVNPTAWISDAPSAAAAGVPYPYAGFSAYAGMAIQPFPQVAGQTWGPIYSVGTNTGVSRYDSLQVQLTKRMSHGLVGQFSYIYSKARGDVDTAFDETWDNTAGVQDMRNLGAEANIPLSYDQTHIVKGYLQYQLPVGHGRPFLKSAPAWANAILGGWEISCLFHYNTGNPLAISPNVWYPGWEGAVYADWNRSASLAGTFNPSGFNPGVQNSTANLWFNPSAFSNPVNHLLGNGQRRYDALRGPGWSNEDAGLLKYWRFKERASLQFRAEMLNVLNRHHFANPNTSLGNTSNFGDITGMSGSPRNMQLGLRLGW; this is encoded by the coding sequence ATTCCTAACGCAGAGATCGTGCTCACCAACGTCGACACCGGGGTCGTCACCCGCGCCACCGGGAATGACGTGGGACTGTATACACTTTCCAACGTCCCTTTCGGCAGATACGAAATCAGGATCACCAGTGCCGGCTTCAAGACGTACCACGGGTCCGGTATGACCGTGTCGGTCGGGCAGACTTTGCGGCTGGACGTAACCCTGGAGCCGGGGCAGGTGCAGGAGAGCATCACCGTCAACGCGGAGTCGTCCCTGTTGAAGGTGGACACGGCCCAGATTTCCACCACCGTGCAGAGCGAAGCCATCAAGGACCTGCCGCTTTCCTTCGCCGGCGGCCGCGCCATGGAGAGCTTCGCGTATGCCCTCACGCCGGCGGTGGAGGGCAACAACTGGACCTCTTATATCGCGGGCGGCGCGGCGTTCAGCAAGGATGTGCTGATCGATGGGATTTCGGCCACCTCGCAAATCCAGGGCCACGTCGGCGAATCCAGCCCGCCGATGGAGGCGGTGCAGGAATTCAGCGTGCAGACCAGCGGCATGTCGGCGGAATACGGGCATTCCGCGGGCGGCATTTTCAACTTCGCCCTGAAGTCCGGAACCAATGAGCTGCACGGCAGCGCGTTCTACTACCTGCGCAACGAGGCGCTGGACGCGAATAGCTGGATGAACAACTGGAGCCTCAGCCAGTCTCCGAACAACCCGCTGTACCAGCGGGCGCCCGACCGGCAGTTCCTCGGGGGCGTCAGCCTCGGCGGACCGGTGGTTCTGCCCAAGGTCTACAACGGCAAGAACCGCACCTTTGTGTTCGGCTCCTTCGAGAAGTACACCATGTCCAACTACGCGCTTAGCCAGAGCTACGGCGCCACGGTGCCGGTTCCGGCCTTCCTGAACGGCGACTTCAGCCAGTTGCTGACCGGAAAGTCGCTCGGCAAGGATGCGCTGGGGCGCGACGTCATCCAGGGTCAGATTTTTGACCCGGCGACCCTGCGGCAGGTGAACGGCGCCTGGGTATCGGACCCGTTTGTGGGCAATATCGTCCCGCAGAACCGGTTCAGCAACATATCGAAGAAGATCGTGGACATCTATCGCGCGCAGTATCAGCCCATGATCGCGGGCCGGTTGGCCAATAACTCTGCCATCACGAATGCCAACAATCCGTGGTTTCACCAGACGCAGTTCACGGTCAAGGGCGATCACGCTTTTTCGGATCGCAACAAGGCGAGCGGCTCGTTCACGTGGAGCCAGCGTCCGCGCATCCTGGCGGACCAGGGCGGGGTATGGAACCCGGCCGATCCGACCGGCGGCCCGTTCGCCAAAGCGCGATTCCAGCAGGTCACCGGGCGGCAGATCCACTTCAGCGACAACTGGACCATCTCCCCGCGGTTGGTGAACACGTTCTCGGCAGCCTACAACCGCTACCGGAATCCCAGCATTTCGGAACAGGCCGGCAACGGCTGGAATAAGACGTTGGGGTTGCAAAACTCGACCAGCGCCGATTTGTTCCCGACCATCGGTTTCGGGAGCGCGGTCAACGGGGTGGGCGAAACGGGGATCGGCTACAACTCCAGCGGATACTACGTCGGAAACTCGTACATCGTGGGCGATTCCCTGATGTGGGTGAAAGGGCACCATACGATGAAGGCGGGCATCCAACTGTGGAAACAGCAGATTAACGGCCACGCCGGGCTGGACACGCTGACCTTTGGTTTCTCCAACGCCACCACCGGAATTCCGGGGGCAACCTGGGCCAACCAGGTGGGCTTCGGTTTCGCCAGCTTCCTGCTGGGCGCGGTCGACAGCGCCAGCAAAGGGGTGCCGTTCGACCTCTACGGGCGCCGCGGCTACGTCGAGTCGTATTTCCAGGACGATATCAAGGTGACCAGCCGGCTGACCGTAAACCTCGGGGTGCGGTGGGAGCAGGCGCAGCCGTTCCACGAGAAGTACGGACACTGGGGGAACTTCAACCTCACCCTCACCAACACCCAGTACAACCTGCCGGGCGCTCTCGAATTTCTGAAGAGCCCGGGCGATTCCTTCGAACGGAACAAGGATTGGAAGGAGTTCGCGCCACGCATCGGCGTGGCCTACCACCTGACGAACAACGCGGTCATCCGCGGCGGGTACGGCATCTTCTACTCGCCGGAGGGGATCAACTACTGGTCCGGCGTGCCCTACGGTTTCGCGCCCGGTTACCAGGGGACCAATACTCTGGTTGCGTCCGGTAACGTGCCGCGCTTCAACTGGGACAACGGCTATCCCGACCAGTACAAGGCGCCTACCAAGGATCCCAACGCGCTGCCGTGGGGCGTGGTGACGGTAAACCCGAACAGCCTGTTCCAGGGCTACACCCACCAGTACAACGTCAGCTTCGAGTACGAAGTCGACAAGGACCTGGTAGGCGGAGTGACGTACATGGGCAATCTCGGGCGGCGCCTGCATCTCGGCGGGCTGTATCGCAACCAGCCGCTGGCGGCGGCCTACCAGGATCCCAAGGTGAATCCGACGGCGTGGATCTCTGACGCCCCGAGCGCCGCCGCGGCGGGCGTGCCGTATCCCTACGCGGGCTTCAGCGCCTACGCCGGCATGGCGATTCAGCCGTTCCCGCAGGTGGCGGGGCAGACGTGGGGGCCGATCTACTCGGTGGGCACCAACACCGGCGTCTCGCGCTACGATTCGTTGCAGGTGCAGTTAACCAAGCGCATGTCGCACGGGCTGGTGGGGCAGTTCTCGTACATTTACTCCAAGGCGCGCGGCGATGTGGACACGGCGTTCGACGAGACTTGGGACAACACCGCCGGCGTCCAGGACATGCGGAACCTGGGAGCCGAGGCGAACATCCCGCTGTCCTACGACCAGACCCACATCGTGAAGGGGTATCTGCAATATCAGCTTCCGGTGGGCCATGGGCGGCCGTTCCTCAAGTCGGCGCCGGCTTGGGCGAATGCCATCCTGGGCGGCTGGGAGATCAGCTGCCTGTTCCACTACAACACCGGCAACCCGCTGGCGATTTCGCCCAACGTCTGGTATCCGGGTTGGGAAGGCGCGGTGTACGCGGACTGGAACCGCAGCGCGAGCCTGGCGGGTACGTTCAACCCCTCCGGGTTCAATCCCGGGGTGCAGAATTCGACGGCCAACCTGTGGTTCAACCCGTCGGCGTTCTCGAATCCCGTGAACCACCTGCTCGGCAACGGGCAGCGCCGCTATGACGCGCTGCGCGGGCCGGGCTGGTCCAACGAGGACGCCGGGCTGCTGAAGTACTGGCGCTTCAAGGAGCGTGCCAGCCTGCAGTTCCGCGCCGAGATGCTGAACGTTCTCAACCGGCATCATTTCGCCAACCCGAACACCAGCCTGGGCAACACCAGCAACTTCGGGGATATCACCGGCATGAGCGGCAGCCCGCGCAATATGCAGCTTGGGCTCCGGTTGGGCTGGTAA